Below is a genomic region from Ferrovum sp. PN-J185.
AAGCAATACTATCCTATCAGTCAAGGGAGAGACGCTTCGGTAGAACCAGCGAGCAAGTGTCTCAATCAAGCTGGCCAAGTATTTCTGCGGCCATATAATTAATCTATATGTTAAAACAGCGTCTTGTCACTGCCTTTTTCTTGTTGTTGGGCATGGGATGGGCGTTGTTTTATACAACTGCAAATCAGTGGCACGTGATTGTGGCTATTATTGCCTTATTCAGTTTTTGGGAATGGGCTCAGCTTGGACGTTTTAGCCGGTTAGAAACCTACTCTTATTTGTTGTTAACAGCAGTTTGTTATGCTGTGATTGAAATTCTGTTTGCGCACAGTCATATCCCCTTCGTATTAAATATTCTTGCTATCTTATTTTGGTTAATAGTGGCGCCTCTCTGGCTCAAAAATCTCTGGCACATAGAGAATAAATGGGGGCACGCTCTGCTAGGTTGGTTGTTATTGTTTTCAACTATGTTCTCACTGGCTGTGATTAAACAATCAGGAGCAATTCAATTGTTATTACTATTAATTATTATTTGGTTATCTGATAGTGCTGCATATTTTACTGGTAAAGCAATCGGTAAACATAAATTAGCACCAAGTATTAGCCCAGGGAAAACCTGGGAGGGTGTGACGGGTGCATTAGTGATGGTCTGTTTATATGGTATTTTTTTACAATTTTTTTGGCCATGGACCGAGCTTCCTTTGATTGGTTGGATTAAAAATCATCAATTTAATTTTTATACGTTACTAATAGTTATAGCTATACTGGGTATTCAAGGTGACTTGTTTGAGTCATGGTTAAAACGTTGCGTAGGTGTTAAAGACAGTGGTTTTATTTTGCCGGGCCACGGTGGCGTTTTAGATAGAATCGATGCCTTGATTGCTACGTTGCCAGTCATGGCAATATGGACTGAGAGTTTAGTCAGATAATATGACACAGCAACACATTACAATATTAGGGTCAACTGGATCCATAGGCTGTAGTACTTTGCAAGTCATTGCCATGTACCCTGAAAAATACAGGGTATATGCATTAACGGCTTTTAGTAATAGCGAATTGTTACTTGAGCAATGTAAAGAGTTTAAACCTGCCTATGCGGTGTTAGTTAATGTTGATGTAAATGAAGAGTTAATTCAGCGATTCAAAGACCAACAAACGCAATTATTATTTGGTATTGATGCGTTAGAAGAGGTTGCAGCAAACCACTCTGTTGATACAGTAATGGCTGCTATAGTGGGGATAGCGGGTCTTAAACCCACTCTTGCAGCAGCATCACGTGGTAAAAGAATATTGTTAGCCAATAAAGAGTCTTTAGTTGTGTCGGGGCAATTATTAATCGATGCCGTAAAACTCAGTCAAGCAATCCTTCTTCCCGTAGACAGTGAGCACAATGCGATATTTCAATCTTTACCAATAAACCATCAAAGAGGGCTTACTGAATCTGGCGTCGAAAAAATCATCTTAACAGCTTCAGGCGGTCCTTTTTTACATAACCAATTAAATGAGTTAGCAGATATCACTCCAGAGCAAGCATGCAAGCATCCAAACTGGAGTATGGGTAAAAAAATATCGGTTGATTCTGCTACGATGATGAATAAAGCTTTGGAATTAATTGAAGCATGTTGGTTATTTAATGCAAGCCCATCTCAAATCGAGGTACTGATTCATCCGCAAAGCATTATTCACTCTATGGTAGCCTATAGAGATGGCTCAGTTATCGCTCAATTAGGATGTCCCGATATGCGAACTCCGATTGCGCATGCATTAGCTTATCCAGATAGAATTAAATCAGGTGTCCCTACTTTAGATCTCGCTAAGGTGGGAAGCTTGCAATTTGAAGCAGTTAATTTAGATCGTTTCCCAGTTATTCGTTTGGCTTATGAAGTTGTGAAAACAGGTGGAACAGCCAGTACAATTTTAAATGCTGCAAATGAGGTGGCTGTTGAAAGCTTTTTAAATAGACGCATTCGTTTTAATCAAATAACCGACGTTATTGAGGCAGTATTGAATCAGATGACAATTAACTCAGTGGACTCGTTAGATGTGGTGTTAGCAGCAGACCAACAAGCCAGAGTCTTAACTTATACTGTTATTGAAAAAAATGAGGTGTAAAGTATATGGGGATTATTGAAACACTAGC
It encodes:
- a CDS encoding phosphatidate cytidylyltransferase, whose translation is MLKQRLVTAFFLLLGMGWALFYTTANQWHVIVAIIALFSFWEWAQLGRFSRLETYSYLLLTAVCYAVIEILFAHSHIPFVLNILAILFWLIVAPLWLKNLWHIENKWGHALLGWLLLFSTMFSLAVIKQSGAIQLLLLLIIIWLSDSAAYFTGKAIGKHKLAPSISPGKTWEGVTGALVMVCLYGIFLQFFWPWTELPLIGWIKNHQFNFYTLLIVIAILGIQGDLFESWLKRCVGVKDSGFILPGHGGVLDRIDALIATLPVMAIWTESLVR
- the ispC gene encoding 1-deoxy-D-xylulose-5-phosphate reductoisomerase, which encodes MTQQHITILGSTGSIGCSTLQVIAMYPEKYRVYALTAFSNSELLLEQCKEFKPAYAVLVNVDVNEELIQRFKDQQTQLLFGIDALEEVAANHSVDTVMAAIVGIAGLKPTLAAASRGKRILLANKESLVVSGQLLIDAVKLSQAILLPVDSEHNAIFQSLPINHQRGLTESGVEKIILTASGGPFLHNQLNELADITPEQACKHPNWSMGKKISVDSATMMNKALELIEACWLFNASPSQIEVLIHPQSIIHSMVAYRDGSVIAQLGCPDMRTPIAHALAYPDRIKSGVPTLDLAKVGSLQFEAVNLDRFPVIRLAYEVVKTGGTASTILNAANEVAVESFLNRRIRFNQITDVIEAVLNQMTINSVDSLDVVLAADQQARVLTYTVIEKNEV